One genomic segment of Rubrobacter calidifluminis includes these proteins:
- a CDS encoding ROK family protein: MAVAAIDVGGTKTRVEIFSGREKPLGSTTFETPRDGDVAGRVGEAVLALAAGERIDAAAAASPGPLDPRGGVILNPPNLSREWWGLEFAGRMEEILGCPATLENDANLGALGEAVYGGGRGYGSVLYITVSTGVGTGLVVDGVIFGGSRGFAAELGHTVITDDERVCGCGRRGCVEAVASGTAIARRALETGWAPQDGGEVTALAVATAAASGDRRALAVLSEAAGYLGRAIVNFVYAYDPEVVLLGGGVAQSDLFMRLVGEAVDAEPIMPAFRGVPVERGALGERSVVCGARVLAERLAKRRA, encoded by the coding sequence ATGGCCGTCGCCGCCATAGACGTGGGAGGGACGAAGACCCGCGTGGAGATCTTCTCCGGTCGTGAGAAGCCGCTCGGCTCCACCACGTTCGAGACCCCGCGAGACGGGGACGTCGCCGGCAGGGTCGGGGAGGCCGTGCTCGCGCTCGCCGCGGGCGAGAGGATCGACGCGGCGGCCGCCGCCTCTCCCGGTCCGCTCGACCCGCGCGGCGGCGTGATCCTCAACCCGCCCAACCTCTCCAGGGAGTGGTGGGGGCTCGAGTTTGCTGGAAGGATGGAGGAGATCTTGGGGTGCCCCGCCACGCTCGAGAACGACGCCAACCTCGGTGCGCTGGGGGAGGCTGTGTACGGAGGTGGTCGGGGGTACGGTTCGGTGCTCTACATAACCGTCTCCACCGGTGTCGGGACCGGGCTCGTCGTGGACGGCGTGATCTTCGGTGGCTCGCGTGGGTTCGCCGCCGAGCTCGGGCACACCGTCATAACCGACGACGAGCGCGTCTGCGGCTGCGGGCGCCGGGGGTGCGTGGAGGCCGTCGCCTCCGGTACCGCCATAGCCCGGCGGGCGCTCGAGACCGGATGGGCTCCGCAGGACGGGGGAGAGGTCACCGCGCTCGCCGTCGCCACCGCGGCCGCCTCCGGCGACCGGCGGGCGCTCGCGGTGCTCTCCGAGGCCGCCGGATACCTCGGACGGGCGATAGTCAACTTCGTCTACGCCTACGACCCGGAGGTCGTCCTCCTCGGCGGCGGGGTGGCCCAGTCCGACCTGTTCATGCGCCTCGTCGGGGAGGCTGTGGATGCGGAGCCGATCATGCCCGCCTTTCGTGGCGTGCCGGTTGAGCGCGGAGCCCTCGGCGAGCGCAGCGTCGTCTGCGGAGCCCGGGTGCTCGCCGAGAGGCTCGCGAAGAGAAGGGCATGA